From the genome of Actinomycetota bacterium:
CGCTTCGCCTGGACCCAGGGCGCCAGCCGGACCCGGTGGACGGTCATCCGGCTCGCGCTCCTGGGGGCCGCGGTCACCGGCCTCGCCCTCGCCTTCGCCGGCGTCTTCACCTGGTGGTACGGCCCGTGGACCGCCATCGACGGCCGGCTGTCCAACAGCATCGGCGCCTACGAGGTGTCGGGCCTCGTCTTCGCCGCCCGGACGCTGTTCACCCTCATGCTGGGGGCGTTTCTCGGTGCGCTGATCCGGCGCACGGTCGCGGCGATGGGGGCCACGTTGCTGGTGTCGGTCGGCGCCGTGCTGGCCTCAGCCCGGTGGCTCCGGTCCCATATCGAGAAGCCCATCCTGGCCGTCATCTCGTCGGCGCACCCGGTCAGCGGCGCCGCCCCGCCCCGCCTGGCCGACAAGCCCACCGCCTGGATCATCTCGCAGTGGACCACCAACGCCGCCGGGGCGCACCTGACCAGCGCCCAGGTGCGCTCCGTCATGCAGCAGGCAGCCGCCACCCTGTTCGGGTCGGGACCCGCCGGGCCGGGCCGGGGGCCGGTGAAGGTGGCGCCGGACTCGCGTGGGCCGCTGCAGAGCTACTTCACCCAACATGGTTTCACGCAGTGGGCGACCTTCGAGCCGGGGAGCCGCTTCTGGCACTTCCAGGGCGTGGAGGCGGCAGCCTACGTGCTGGTTGCCCTGCTGCTGGCCGGCGCCACCGTGTGGTTGGTGCGCCGGCGGAGGGCCTAGACCCCTTCGGTGACCTCCACGGGCTCGCCGTGGACCGCCTTCTTGGCCAGCTGCTTCTCGGAGGGCATCCGCAGATTGCGCACCAGGCCGACCCGGCGCAGCAGACGGAGGACCAGGCCGGTGAGGTCCACCTGCCACCACTCGAGGCCGTGGAACGCCGAGCTGGGGAAGGCGTGGTGGTTGTTGTGCCATCCCTCACCGAAGGACACGATCGACATCAGCCAGTTGTTGGTGGAGAAGTCACCGGTCTCGTAGGGGCGCTTGCCGAAGAAGTGGCAGATCGAGTTGACACTCCACGTGACGTGGTGCAGCAGGAAGATGCGCACCAGGCTGCCCCAGACCAGGGCGGTCAGGGCGTCGTGCCACGAGTGCGTGAGCGCCAGGGCGATAGCCGGCGCGGTGGCGAGGGAAAGCACGGTCCACAGGGGGAACAGGGCGCTCACGACGACGATCGGACGATCCTTCAGCAGGTCGGGGGCGAAGCGGGGGACCACCGTGGTCTCCTCGACGAAGAACCAGCCGATGTGGGCGTGCCACAGGCCCCGCAGGGTCCCGCGCCAGGTCTCGTCGTCGATGAGGTGGGGGGAGTGGGGGTCGCCCTCCCGGTCGGTGAACATGTGGTGGCGGCGGTGGTCGGCCACCCAGCGGATCACCGAGCCCTCGACCGCGAAGGAGCCGGCGATGGCGAGGCCCACCCGCACCCAGGTCGGGGCCTCGAACGCCCCGTGGGTGAGCATCCGGTGGAAGCCCAGCGTGACGCCGAGGATCGAGAAGCTGTAGAGGCCGACCAGCAGTCCCAGGTCCAGGGCGGTGATGCCCCCCCAGAGCAGGCGTAGGCCGACCAGGAGCCCGATGAAGGGGATGATCGTGATGGCAAGCGTGAGGCACTTCTGAGTGCGGAGGAGGGTCGGGAGTTGGACGATCTCGCCCCCGCGGGCGCGCGTGTCTACGGATGATACGGACAAATGAACCTCCGCTCAGAGCGCCAGAGAGGCACTGCCGGAAGAAGACCCGGAGCGCGTTGGACAGTAGCACAAGCATTGTAAGGCAAGACCCTGGGCCCGAGGTGTGCCCGTTCCGGTAGTGTCGGGGTGCTCGGGAACCGGATGAACTGGAGGGCGCGATGAGAAGCCATGCCGAAGCGGTCTGGACGGGGGATCTCCTGCGGGGATCGGGGGTAACGAAGCTCGGTAGCGGCAGCTCCGAGCTCCCGGTGTCCTGGCACTCCCGCACCGAGGCCGCCGGCGGCAAGACGAGCCCCGAGGAGCTGATCGCCGCCGCTCACGCCGCGTGCTACTGCATGGCGCTCGCCTACGAGCTGGGCCAGGCCGGGCATGTCCCCGAACGGCTCGCCACCGAGGCGGTGTGCACCTTCGACCAGCGGGCGGGCAACTGGAAGATCACCTCCATGAGCCTGACCGCCACCGGCCGGGTGCCGGGCTGCGACGACGAGTCGTTCCAGAAGCTCGCCCTGGCGGCCAAGGACGGCTGCCCGGTGTCGCTCGCCCTGGAGGGCAACGTCGCCATCGGCGTGGCGGCGACCCTGCAGCGCTAGACCTCGACGCCTTCGGTCTGGCCCGGCAGGATCCAGCGGGCCGGGAATCTGGCGGCGTTCATCGTGTAGCGCATCGGGCCGGAGGCTTGGAACCGGGCCCTCCCAGGTTGAGGACGGTAGAACTGGCCGTGGACCTGACCCTCCCAGGCGAGGCAGAAGCCGGTGACCGGACCGGCGGTCAGCGTCGCCCCGGGCGGCCCGTGGCGGGCGGGCGTGGCCGTCACCCGGATTTCCCGGCCGTCGCTGGCGGTGAGCGTCGTGGTCTCCCAGGTCTTCGAGCCCCGGGCGTTGCCGCCCAGCCGGCGGGCGCCCTGCGGGGTGGTGGGGACGATCGGGATCGTGGGCAGCAGCGCCCGACCGGCCGGATCGAGGTTGTCGAAGTGCTGGTCGTGCGAGAGCAGCGCGGCGTCGATGCGCCCGATCGCGTCGGCGGCGATGGCGGGGCCGGTGACCTTGGTGCACCCGAAGCCCGGCAGCGGGGCGGCCCGGTACTTGCCGCCAGGAGGGTCGAAGGCGGGTCGCGGGTGAGTACGCCCCGTTAGGCTGCTCAGGAATCCCAGTCCAAGCAGGTCATCGGTCCGAGGGCCCCGAGCTCCAGGGTCACCGCCGCACCGGTGGCGACGGCGACCAGGGTCACGGCGGAGCCGTGGGCCACGGCGAGGGTGCCGGCGGTCAAGGCCAACGCGGTGACCGGACCGGGCGACGTCCAGAGCAGCCGGCCGACCGCCATGGGGGTGGCGGTGGGCACGACCCGAACCTCGCCCGCCCGGGTGGCGACAGCCAACTGGCTGCCGTCCGGTGAAAAGGCGAAGGCGGTGCCCTTCTGGGCGCTGTCGGTCTCGCAGCACGTGTCGTCCCCCACCGGATACTCGGTGCTGATCTCCCCACCCAGCACCATGCCCGCCACCGGGTTGGCGTGCGCCGCCACGACGGCGGTCTGGCTGGCCGACGGGGCGTTTGGGCCCGCAAACAGGCCGTACGGGGGCAGGCTGGGCTTGGGTGCACCGTCGGCGGTGCGGACCTCCATGGACAAGCCCTCCGGGCTGGCGCAGCGCCAGGGCGGTTCCGTAGCTCCGGGCGGGAGGGGCGGGCATGAGTGCTCGATGGGACCGGCGCTGTGGCGGAGCAGGATCAGGCCCTCCGGGCTGGCCGCGAAGCCCGTGAGGTAGCCATTGATCGGGCAGAATCCCGCCGGGGCAGAGGCTTTCACTGTGTAGGGAAGGGTCACGAACGGGGTGGCCCGGCCCGGGGCCGAGAGGCGATCGAGGCGGACGGTCCCTCCCGCCACCGTGCTCGCCAGGATGCTGCCGCCCGCCTGCCACTGGCCCCATTCGTAGCCGCCGGTGACCTCGCCCGTGGTCCAGCGGGTGAGCACTTCGCCGGAAAGAACCCAGAGCTGGCCGTCGGTGCCGATCAGGAGCAACTGTGGGAGGTCCGCCGGCAGGGTCTCGGTCACCGATTGGGTTGCGGGCGGCGCCACAGCCGTGGGCTGCAGGGCCGGGAAGCACAGAGCCGCAGCCTGGTTGGCGGCCGATCCGGCCCGGACCTGTGCCGCCCGGGAGGCCGCCGAGCACCCCGCCAGCAGCGCGGCAAGGGTAAGGGTAACCACGCGCAACGATCGCACGGCGAAAGTGTAGTGCGACACGCGACTCGCCCGGGCTCGCCTCGCACCCGGTATCCGGGGGTTGCCGCACGGGGTAAGGTCTCCGTAGCCACAGAGCCAAGCCACGCGATGGGAGGGAACCTGCAATGAAGAAACTGCTGATCATTCTTGCGGTCCTGGGCCTCGTCGCGGGCGGTGCCGCCTTCCTGAAGACCCGGGGCGCCGCGCGCTAGACGCCGCTCATGCCCGGGCGGGCAGTCCGCTGCCCGCCCGGCGGAACACCTCGATGGATCTCCTGCTCCTGCGGGCGCTGCGCCTCCACCGGTTGTCCGGGCCCGACGCGCTGGCCCGTGCCACCGGGCTGGAGCGGGATGCCGTCCTGCACCGGTTGGTGGAGATGGACGAGGAGGGACTCGTCGAACTCCGCACCGGCCGCATCGCCGGCTGGACCCTGACGCCCGGTGGCCAGACTCGTTTGTCTCAGCTTGCCGCCGAAGAGCTGGCGTCCGGGCACACCAGGGCGGTGGTGGGACGGAGCTACGCGCGCTTCGGGGCCCTCAACGGGCAGTTCAAGGAGCTGTGCACCCGCTGGCAGCTGCGCAGCCGGGACCCCTTGACCCCCAACGACCACCGCGATGTGGGCTACGACCAGGCGATCGTCGACGACTTGTCGTCGTTGCACCGGGGGGCGATGAGTGTGCTCTCCGAGACCGCTGCCGCACTCCCCAGGTTCGGGGCGTACGCCGGGCGCCTGGGCGGCGCTCTCGAGCGCCTGCAGGCCGGAGGCCTGGAGTGGTTCACGAAGCCCGGCATCGGTTCGTACCACGACGTGTGGATGGAGCTGCATGAGGACTTCCTGATGACGTTGGGGCGCGAGCGGGGGGCCGAGGATGCTTGACGTGTCCTCGTCCGGATGAAGCTGAGAGGTTTGCGGCATGGCAAGTGCTGTGTCGGTCCGTCTCGACGATGAGGCGCTGCGTGCATTGGGACAGCTGCAGGCGACCGGGCTCAGCCGGTCAGCGGCAATCCGTCAGGCCCTCCTTGAGTCCGCCTCTCGGCTGCGTCGGCGCCACGCCCTTGCGGCGGAAGTGGCGCGTCTGGAGGCCGATGAGGAGGACAGACGTGAGATGCGCGGCGAACGATGGCTTGGCCGATGGAACCTGCCCCCGATGAGGACCACGACGGAGCGCATCAGGCGTGCTTCCGGTCCGTGGGTGCCGAGTTTGCTGGTGGGCATCGTCATGAGCGGCTCTCGTGGTCGGGGATGAGTTGGACGGTGACGCGGTGGGCGTCGGGGCCAGTGACGGCACCGACGGGGCGCGGGCCGTAGCGGTCGTACTTGGCGTGGTAGGCCGCGTCGATGGCGTCATGCGGAGCGCTCCCCGCGGCGTCCACGAACGTGGCGTCGACGTCGATGCCTGCGGCGCGGATGCGGCCGGCGCCGGCGGCACGGGCACGGCGATACCACGGGCGATCGGGGCCGCCGGCGGAGCGGACGTAGATGTCGTCGCCGATGGCGACGACCCACATCGTGGTGAACGGTCGCAGCGTTCCGTCTGCCCTTCGTGACGCGAGTTCGAGCTCGGTCGCTTCGCCGATGCGGGCAGCTTCCTTGGCGCGCCGGCTCACAGCGAGCCCACGCGGATCAGCGACTTGATGGCCCGGCGTTCGTCCATGGCCGCGTAGGCGTCGGGTGTGTGCTCGAGATCTGTCTCGTAGTCGAGCACGAGGCCGGGGTTTATCTTGCCGGCGAGGACGTCGTCGAGCAGTTCGGGGATGTAGATGCGTGCGGGAGCCGGACCACCACGCCAGGCGACGTTCCGGAAGAACGTCTGGTTGAAGGGCACCGCGCCGTGGGGAACGCCGACGATGCCGATCGTCGAGCCGGGCCGGGCGATGGCCGCCGCCGTGTCGATCGACTGTTGCGTGCCGACGCATTCGAGCGCGGCGTCGACGCCGACCCCGCCGGTCATCTCGACGACGGCCTGGTTGGCTTCCTCGCCGCGGGACTCGACGAT
Proteins encoded in this window:
- a CDS encoding acyl-CoA desaturase, yielding MSVSSVDTRARGGEIVQLPTLLRTQKCLTLAITIIPFIGLLVGLRLLWGGITALDLGLLVGLYSFSILGVTLGFHRMLTHGAFEAPTWVRVGLAIAGSFAVEGSVIRWVADHRRHHMFTDREGDPHSPHLIDDETWRGTLRGLWHAHIGWFFVEETTVVPRFAPDLLKDRPIVVVSALFPLWTVLSLATAPAIALALTHSWHDALTALVWGSLVRIFLLHHVTWSVNSICHFFGKRPYETGDFSTNNWLMSIVSFGEGWHNNHHAFPSSAFHGLEWWQVDLTGLVLRLLRRVGLVRNLRMPSEKQLAKKAVHGEPVEVTEGV
- a CDS encoding OsmC family peroxiredoxin gives rise to the protein MRSHAEAVWTGDLLRGSGVTKLGSGSSELPVSWHSRTEAAGGKTSPEELIAAAHAACYCMALAYELGQAGHVPERLATEAVCTFDQRAGNWKITSMSLTATGRVPGCDDESFQKLALAAKDGCPVSLALEGNVAIGVAATLQR
- a CDS encoding MarR family transcriptional regulator; translated protein: MDLLLLRALRLHRLSGPDALARATGLERDAVLHRLVEMDEEGLVELRTGRIAGWTLTPGGQTRLSQLAAEELASGHTRAVVGRSYARFGALNGQFKELCTRWQLRSRDPLTPNDHRDVGYDQAIVDDLSSLHRGAMSVLSETAAALPRFGAYAGRLGGALERLQAGGLEWFTKPGIGSYHDVWMELHEDFLMTLGRERGAEDA
- a CDS encoding DUF2255 family protein, whose protein sequence is MSRRAKEAARIGEATELELASRRADGTLRPFTTMWVVAIGDDIYVRSAGGPDRPWYRRARAAGAGRIRAAGIDVDATFVDAAGSAPHDAIDAAYHAKYDRYGPRPVGAVTGPDAHRVTVQLIPDHESRS